A single window of Raphanus sativus cultivar WK10039 unplaced genomic scaffold, ASM80110v3 Scaffold2624, whole genome shotgun sequence DNA harbors:
- the LOC108830463 gene encoding uncharacterized protein LOC108830463 translates to MAIDTAEVLGLKMEPSKDSFAFVDNSKANSAGMIRNVKVEIGECTIPVDFHVVELKSSKTSSLLFGRALMATVWAVCDLKNNKMCLTNVDETVFYDPVEKKKSEEFISYIEMFEDPAPPADSDREPAKLVSASIDIHLSTSVDNEPHELINTKLAASIDTLQISEHNETEKSKSGRRTRKRKKKKKKNEDANFLSLVPSQCQEGSLEYKVRYRGGPASFTKVRVLCDPELRDKGEVSARAFTNYINRMRKRDT, encoded by the coding sequence ATGGCTATAGACACTGCTGAAGTATTAGGATTAAAGATGGAACCTTCAAAAGATAGTTTCGCTTTTGTGGATAACTCCAAAGCAAACTCAGCAGGCATGATCAGGAATGTTAAGGTGGAGATAGGGGAATGCACTATTCCTGTGGACTTTCATGTCGTGGAGCTCAAATCAAGCAAGACATCTTCCCTTCTTTTTGGAAGAGCCCTCATGGCTACAGTGTGGGCAGTTTGTGATCTTAAGAATAATAAGATGTGTCTAACTAATGTTGATGAAACTGTCTTCTATGATCccgtggagaagaagaaaagtgagGAGTTTATTTCATACATAGAGATGTTTGAAGATCCAGCACCTCCAGCTGATTCAGATCGCGAGCCTGCAAAACTAGtatcagcatcgatcgacattcatCTTTCAACATCGGTCGACAATGAGCCTCACGAATTGATCAACACGAAGCtcgcagcatcgatcgataccctcCAAATTTCAGAACACAACGAGACTGAAAAGTCTAAGTCTGGGAGAAGAActaggaagaggaagaagaaaaagaagaagaatgaagatGCAAATTTCCTATCACTAGTTCCTTCTCAGTGTCAAGAGGGAAGTCTTGAGTATAAGGTGCGCTACAGAGGAGGTCCAGCTTCTTTTACTAAGGTTAGAGTACTATGTGATCCAGAGCTGAGAGACAAAGGGGAAGTTTCTGCAAGAGCTTTCACCAACTACATCAATAGAATGAGGAAGAGAGATACATAG